CTTCTTTAGCGATCTCTCCGAAGCGGGCATGATCGATTTCCCGCGGGTAAGCACTGGCCCCGGCGATGATCATTTTCGGCTTATGCTCGCGGGCCAGCTTGGCGACCTGATCGTAATCGATGCGATGATCCGATTCGCGGACGCCGTAATGAACGGGATTATACAGCGTTCCGGAGAAGTTCAGGTGCATCCCGTGAGTCAGGTGACCGCCGTGAGCGAGGTCCATCGCCAGGAAGGTGTCACCCGGCTGCAGGACGGTCATGAAGACGCCCATATTGGCCTGGGAACCAGCGTGCGGCTGGACGTTGACGTGCTCGGCTCCGAACAGCTTTTTGGCCCGTTCGATGGCCAGGGTTTCCACGTCGTCGACGTATTCGCAGCCACCGTAGTAGCGGCGACCCGGGTAACCTTCGGCGTATTTGTTCGTCAGGACGCTGCCCACAATTTCCTGAATCGCAGCCGAGGTGTAGTTCTCGGAGGCGATCAGCTCCAGCCCGTCTTTCTGGCGTCCCATTTCATGTTCGAGACACTGGAAAACCTGGGAGTCCTGCTGCTGCAGTTTGGAAAATCGAGGGAGATCATTTTCGTGCATCGTGGCGTCCAGAGCGTAAGCGTCTTTGTCAAATGGAGAATGATTGGCGACTCGGAGTTTAATGATTGGGCCGCCGTGCCCGCTCCGCGAAGGATGCCATCGGGAGCGATCTTCAAATCTTAGCGAAACGGGCAGGAAATCGAAACTTGCTTGCCTTATACTAGGGGCGTCAATGAAAAGACTCCACTCTGCAGATTGTCGCAGGGCAAACGTCCACTTCTAAAAACCCTCAGTTGCCGCCGGGCACCTTACGCATGGCTGATTCCGCGGAAAAGATAACGAGCGAAAGCGGGATCTCTACGGACCCCGTGCGTTCCGAACTTGCCGCCCTCAGCGAGCATCAGCCTCAGGCTCTCACCGGAGAAACAGTCACATTCACCGGCACGCTCGCCTCGATGACGCACGAACAGGCGTCGGCCCAGGTGGTTGCCCACGGGGGGCAGGCCGTGCCGCACATGTCGCGGCAGGTGACGCTGCTCGTGGTCGGTGAAGAAGGTTGGCCGCTTGAGGCCGACGGTCGCCCATCGGTTAAACTGCAACAGGCAGAGGCGCTGATCCTTGAAGCGCATCCGCTGCGAATTATCTCGGAGTCGGACTGGCTGCAGATTATCCAGCTCTCGGTGGAGAACCCCGAGGTCAAGCGGCTCTACACGCCCGCCATGCTGAGCCAACTGCTCAAGCTGCCTGTGCATCTCATTCGCAGTTGGGAACGGGCAGGACTGATTCGAGCCGAGAAGCGGGTTTTTCGGTTGCCCTATTTCTCGTATCAGGAAGTGACGACGGCCCGCCGCCTTTCGGAGCTGATGCAGGCCGGGGCGACTCAGCAGCAGCTGGCTCGCAGTCTGAGACTTGTTCAGAAATACGTTGGCGAGCCCGGCCGGGCCTTCGAACAGCTTGAAATGCTTTCCGACCATCGCAGTCTGGTGGTCCGGGATCAGAAAGGGTACTTCGATCCCCAGTCGCGTCAGCGGCTGTTTTCTTTCTCTGCGTCTCCGAAAACAGATGAAGAGCAGGATGGAGCTACTCTGGCGGCTGAAGAAGAATCCGATGCGGAAGATCATCGCTTTCTCAGATTCGAAATGCCCCCGAACACAGCAGTCAGTTCAACCGATTGGATGGTCGAAGGCTGCCGACGAGCCGAAGTCGCCGACACTTCAGGAGCGATTCGCTGCTTCCGTCGAGCATTGCGTGCCCGCCCCGAAGACGCCGAAGCCCATTTCTATCTGGCCGATTCACTTTATCGACTCGGGAAACAGGAAGCTTCGCTGGAGCGGTATCTCTGTGCGATCGAGCACGATCCGGAGTACCTCGAAGCCTGGACGCAGATTGGTTGCCTCTACGCCGAATTGCGAAAGTGGTCGGAAGCCATCGAGGCCTTCGACGCCGCGATCGAAATCCATCCGACCTTTGCCGAAGCTCACCTGCACAAGGCCGAAACGCTCTACCAGATGCATCAGCCGGAGGATGCCATCCGCCATTGGCAACTCTATCTGCAGAATGACGACCGGGGCCCGTGGGTCGAACTTGCCTACCAGCGCCTCGAACAATTCGGCGTGCCGATCAGCGGCGAGTGATTCGTAAGGCCGGTTTCCGAACCGGCTTTACCTTCAGGCGGCTCGGTTTGTCACCACGTTGCGGGGCGTTGTCGCCGGGAGTTGATGTTTGCGGAGGACTTCCAGGCGGACGCGGCGGAAGACGTTCTGCATGTGCATTGCATCGCGGAATCGGCCGCGGGGACGCGGGTCGATCGAGCGTTCAAGAAACTCGACGAAGCCCGACGTGACCCGTTTGCGGACCCGGGCGATACCGGGAGCCGGCCAGTCGTACGGGTATTCCGGCCAGACGCCGCTCACCATCCGGTAAATGATCAGCCCCAGCGAAAAGACATCCGAGCGGAATGACGGTTTTCCCATCGCCTGTTCGGGGGCCATATAGCCGATTGTACCAGTGCCGGCTCCACGAACGGTCTTCTGCGCAATCTTTGCGATGCCGAAGTCGGTCAGCTTCAACACGTTCCCGGGGAACATGAGCATGTTTTCCGGCTTGATATCGC
The sequence above is a segment of the Rubinisphaera margarita genome. Coding sequences within it:
- a CDS encoding serine/threonine protein kinase gives rise to the protein MTGSNVIATLRTRQLLGKYRIERKLAEGGFASVYQAFDTIEGIRVALKAPHPGYVNDQSLNDFRREVRMLSRLSHPNILALKDASFIDDQFVIVYPLGEKTLSERLRSRMSIATILDLTSQMLEASAYAHSQKIIHCDIKPENMLMFPGNVLKLTDFGIAKIAQKTVRGAGTGTIGYMAPEQAMGKPSFRSDVFSLGLIIYRMVSGVWPEYPYDWPAPGIARVRKRVTSGFVEFLERSIDPRPRGRFRDAMHMQNVFRRVRLEVLRKHQLPATTPRNVVTNRAA
- a CDS encoding tetratricopeptide repeat protein; its protein translation is MRSELAALSEHQPQALTGETVTFTGTLASMTHEQASAQVVAHGGQAVPHMSRQVTLLVVGEEGWPLEADGRPSVKLQQAEALILEAHPLRIISESDWLQIIQLSVENPEVKRLYTPAMLSQLLKLPVHLIRSWERAGLIRAEKRVFRLPYFSYQEVTTARRLSELMQAGATQQQLARSLRLVQKYVGEPGRAFEQLEMLSDHRSLVVRDQKGYFDPQSRQRLFSFSASPKTDEEQDGATLAAEEESDAEDHRFLRFEMPPNTAVSSTDWMVEGCRRAEVADTSGAIRCFRRALRARPEDAEAHFYLADSLYRLGKQEASLERYLCAIEHDPEYLEAWTQIGCLYAELRKWSEAIEAFDAAIEIHPTFAEAHLHKAETLYQMHQPEDAIRHWQLYLQNDDRGPWVELAYQRLEQFGVPISGE